In Sphingobacterium sp. R2, the genomic stretch ACCGCGGATGACACGCAATAATACCACAATAATTGCAATCACCAAAAGGACGTGAATAATGTTATTGCCAGCTGCATAACCTCCAAAAAAACTTATCGCCCAAATGATGACCAAAATAACAGCGATGATATACAGTAAATTTCCCATTTTCTTTTATTAATTTAATACCTAAATCTATTTTTATAGGTATAACAAAGAAAATGGAAATATAGTTTTATAATAAATAGATTAGCTGATCTCCAGCTGTAACCTGTCGTAGGCCAACAACATGTTTTCGGGCAATTCTTTCGAAACAATTTCATGCAACCCCATTCGGTGTCCTATATGTGTAAAATAAGTTTTATCTGCCTGAATATCGTAGGCAAATTCAATCGCTTCGTCCAAGGTTAAATGCGAAATATGAGATTCTTTCTGGAGTGCGTTTACAACAAGTACTTTAACACCTTTCAATAGCTGCCGTGATTCTTCACTGATAAATTTTGCATCGGTGATATAGGCAAACTCTCCGATCCTGAAGCCCAAGACTGGCATTTTGTAATGAAGCACCTCGATAGGCATTATTTCCTTCCCGAACAAAGGCAAAGATACACCAGCCCTTATCTCCTCCAAATCCAACCTCGGGGTTCCAGGGTATTTCGTTTCAGTAAAAGCATAATAAAATTCGCGCCTTAATGCTTCGTGTAGATCAGCTGTACCGTAAATGGAAATAGAACTATGCTGCTGATAATTAAATGCCCTTACATCATCCAAACCAGCAATATGATCTTTATGTGGGTGTGTCATTAACACAGCATCTAAGTGCATAACTTTCTCGCGCAACATCTGATACCTAAAATCTGGACCAGTATCGACCACTATTGTATGTTGATTATACTCAATAAGGATAGAAGAACGTAATCTTTTATCACGCTGATCTTCAGACTGGCAAACCTGACATTGGCACGCTATGACAGGCACCCCCTGGGATGTTCCGGTTCCTAAAAATGTAACTCTCAAGCTATAATTTTTGATTTCAATACCTCTTCATAAATTGGAAGAAGCTTCTCAGAAATGGCCTCCGAATCAATTTCAATATCCAATAATATGTTCCACAATGACTGGATTTTTATTTCAAGATTCGAAAACTTATTGACTACTACAACTTTTGTCGTTTGCAACATACAAGCACCTGTACGGAATGACCCCTTTTCGTACCTAACTTTATACCCTTGTTCCTTAAAAAATTCCTCCAGCTTAGTTAAGCTGCTTTGTGTAAACGGCAACAAAATCTCTCCTTCTTTTAAAATTCTTCCTCAGTATTCCAAACTTAGATAAATTTGATTTTATATACAAATAAAATAACCCTTAGCGATCAATGCGCCAATTTAAGAAGTTCATTACCGAAAGTATCCCAGCTATATTTTCTTTTTTCGTCTTTAATATTTGTTCTAAATTGTTCTTCTTTGTTGTAATGGTAAAAAGAAAAAATGCATTCTGCGATTTCCTCTGCTTTGGGTTCAACAACATAACCAACATAACTATCTTGAACCAATTCGGGCAACCCACCGACATTACTCACAATCATTGGAAGATCAAAATGATAAGCAACTTGAGTGATCCCACTTTGCGTAGCGCTACGATAAGGTAACACGACACAATCCGCGGCCGAAAAATAACACCCTACCTCCTGATTTGGAATAAAATCGGTATGCATAAGAATAAACTCTTCGAGTTTATACTTCTTTATAAGATCCAAGTATAACGCAGGGTCATCATAAAATTCTCCAGCAAGCAACAATTTAACCCCCATCTCACGCAGCCTGGCATCGTCTAAAGCCTGCAACAAAATATCTAAGCCTTTGTATCGACGAATAAATCCAAAGAACAAGATCACTTTCCCCTCTTGATCAATGTTAAGTCGTCTACGAGCTTCCTTTTTACTTTGCTGAGTGCCATAGTTATCGTAAAGGGGATGAGGAGTATACACCGCAGGCATTTTCGGGCTTAGCAATTTGAGGTCCGACAGAACGCTTTTGCTCATGGTGAGACAAGCATCAACAGATTTCAAAAAGTACCGAATCAATAGCTTATCCCCTAGCCGCTGTTCATGGGGAATTATATTATCAGCGATACATACTATTTTAGTATGCCTATTCTTACGAACCTGTCGCTGGATAGTACCCAAGCATGGTCCAAAAAAGGGCATCCAAAATCGCACGATAAGGAGATCATATTTAGCATTTTTAAGTTCCTTGCCCACACTAATCCAATTAAATGGATTGATGGAATTTATTTTTGTTTTGATATGAAGTCCCTCTGGCGCAGGCTCATCCGAGTATTGTGACTTTCCCGGAAAAAGAAAATTTGGATACTGCAGACTGAACGAGTAGATATCCACTTCATGACCTAACTGCTGAAAGTGGGATGCTAACCGTTCATTAAAAGACGCTATCCCACCCCCCCTTAGTGGGTAAGCAGATCCTAAAATCACAATACGCATAACGACTTAAATGACTTTCTCAATTTGATAATTATTCCGATCGGAGCTGCTTCTAGAGACTAATTCTGCTAAGAAACCTGTCAGAAATAATTGCGTGCCCAAAATAATAGCTGTTAGCGCAAAGAAAAACAATGGTTGATCTGTTATGTC encodes the following:
- a CDS encoding lmo0937 family membrane protein translates to MGNLLYIIAVILVIIWAISFFGGYAAGNNIIHVLLVIAIIVVLLRVIRGNA
- a CDS encoding MBL fold metallo-hydrolase produces the protein MRVTFLGTGTSQGVPVIACQCQVCQSEDQRDKRLRSSILIEYNQHTIVVDTGPDFRYQMLREKVMHLDAVLMTHPHKDHIAGLDDVRAFNYQQHSSISIYGTADLHEALRREFYYAFTETKYPGTPRLDLEEIRAGVSLPLFGKEIMPIEVLHYKMPVLGFRIGEFAYITDAKFISEESRQLLKGVKVLVVNALQKESHISHLTLDEAIEFAYDIQADKTYFTHIGHRMGLHEIVSKELPENMLLAYDRLQLEIS
- a CDS encoding glycosyltransferase, yielding MRIVILGSAYPLRGGGIASFNERLASHFQQLGHEVDIYSFSLQYPNFLFPGKSQYSDEPAPEGLHIKTKINSINPFNWISVGKELKNAKYDLLIVRFWMPFFGPCLGTIQRQVRKNRHTKIVCIADNIIPHEQRLGDKLLIRYFLKSVDACLTMSKSVLSDLKLLSPKMPAVYTPHPLYDNYGTQQSKKEARRRLNIDQEGKVILFFGFIRRYKGLDILLQALDDARLREMGVKLLLAGEFYDDPALYLDLIKKYKLEEFILMHTDFIPNQEVGCYFSAADCVVLPYRSATQSGITQVAYHFDLPMIVSNVGGLPELVQDSYVGYVVEPKAEEIAECIFSFYHYNKEEQFRTNIKDEKRKYSWDTFGNELLKLAH